Proteins co-encoded in one Theileria equi strain WA chromosome 3, complete sequence genomic window:
- a CDS encoding eukaryotic protein of unknown function DUF862 domain-containing protein (encoded by transcript BEWA_009220A): MLCSRYLLLFPLIVSIVSQCFIIRRNFKSHTLQGSTHMFNRLAVRGKGSEILANSRDLFNNIQKSLNNMDDIYSNEDAVQHIDLAGEQPEGSFPVYLKVYDLSHGLVKTISLPLLGFLLEGVWHTSIAIHGNEYFFGDGIKYNEESLCERITAHPLIRRIKLGYTFITKEVFDDYIKTLGTQFSKEAYNLTKWNCNNFSNTAAEFLIGKGIPEEYLTFIDKVRNSPHGETILRIIEEARKNSAFVVPGQDNAVV; this comes from the exons ATGTTGTGTAGCCGTTATCTCTTACTTTTCCCTTTAATAGTCAGTATAGTCTCACAGTGCTTTATAATTCGGAGAAACTTTAAAAGTCACACTCTTCAAGGCTCCACTCACATGTTTAACCGCCTTGCTGTTAGAGGAAAAGGCTCAGAAATCCTTGCAAATTCTAGAGACTTATTCAATAATATTCAAAAAAGTTTGAATAATATGGACGACATCTACTCAAATGAGGATGCTGTTCAACATATTGACCTCGCAGGGGAGCAGCCAGAAGGCTCATTTCCCGTCTATCTCAAAGTTTACGATCTCTCACATGGGCT TGTAAAAACGATTTCACTACCACTACTCGGCTTCTTACTAGAAGGGGTCTGGCATACCTCGATAGCAATTCATGGAAATGAATACTTTTTTG GCGACGGAATAAAATATAACGAGGAAAGTCTATGTGAAAGAATTACGGCACATCCACTCATTAGAAGAATCAAACTTGGATAtacctttataacaaaGGAAGTCTTCGATGA TTACATTAAAACCCTCGGAACACAATTTTCAAAAGAAGCTTACAATCTAACCAAATGGAATTGTAACAACTTCAGCAACACGGCAGCAGAATTTTTGATTGGGAAAGGCATCCCAGAGGAATACTTGACATTTATAGACAAAGTTAGAAACTCTCCGCATGGCGAAACTATTCTCCGCATTATAGAG GAGGCCAGGAAAAATAGCGCATTTGTCGTACCAGGACAAGATAATGCAGTAGtataa
- a CDS encoding hypothetical protein (encoded by transcript BEWA_009140A), with the protein METNEQGTEIPNDSKIKHEKITDEHKINENTCNLRVKGVIKQNIQEKYSENEDGIFGRMDYYKKMYTTFEDRVNSMWNRGEFGSSTERLPGTRKSVHFYNDLDLESFRIPQKITVKSHRSMQVCHTERSTGAFREQNTVSKILRSGQKLYAFKFCNPGIKTPLYLDVGSLESMHCGLVYASREIGLFKVSIVPPPESFGSKVWNFLGLNDKKEGLISSMMGTFADYTGFSWSNETKVDERKTNLPFVQLRYMYTLDDELAIADNTLPTNCYIASFFNGHFEKLMCMQNMRNIKKEDIRGDHRFTLMLKPLHSDTKKCTIVNSSTNEQLCIDTLTNELKFGNSNAPGSYSYIVPACFKLVPLHTIVSAVEPNVKCETERRIRTPTVKRSARFVDNYGNFSPITAAAGTPAPSPRPENIMQNASGINSGSNDIPFEMPQRNLKEPNYTDAEKANIEEIYIGKTEKDVQNFDKSPISICSRTTLVPMKGNVETSRDVNVKNLKLRFERCAQN; encoded by the coding sequence ATGGAGACTAATGAACAAGGAACAGAAATACCAAATGACTCAAAAATAAAACATGAAAAGATTACGGATGAACATAAAATAAATGAAAACACCTGTAACCTACGTGTAAAAGGTGTAATTAAACAGAATATCCAAGAGAAGTATagtgaaaatgaagatggaaTATTTGGTAGGATGGACTATTATAAAAAAATGTACACTACCTTCGAAGACAGAGTCAATTCTATGTGGAATAGAGGCGAATTTGGATCTTCCACAGAGCGACTTCCAGGAACTAGAAAAAGtgtacatttttacaacGATTTAGACCTAGAGTCATTCAGAATTCCACAGAAAATTACAGTTAAATCACATAGGAGCATGCAAGTTTGCCATACGGAAAGATCTACAGGGGCTTTTAGAGAACAGAACACGGTATCAAAAATACTAAGGTCCGGCCAAAAACTGTACGCATTTAAATTTTGCAATCCTGGAATTAAAACACCGCTCTACCTCGATGTGGGCTCATTGGAAAGTATGCATTGCGGTCTGGTGTATGCGAGTCGAGAAATTGGACTTTTCAAAGTCTCAATTGTACCACCACCAGAAAGTTTTGGAAGCAAAGTCTGGAACTTTTTAGGGTTGAATGACAAAAAAGAAGGTCTAATATCCAGTATGATGGGTACATTTGCCGACTATACCGGGTTTTCATGGTCAAACGAGACCAAGGTAGATGAAAGAAAAACAAATCTACCATTTGTGCAACTGAGATACATGTATACTCTGGATGATGAACTTGCAATTGCAGATAATACACTTCCAACAAACTGTTATATCGCTTCATTCTTTAACGGGCACTTTGAAAAACTCatgtgcatgcaaaatatgagaaatattaaaaaggaagatatAAGAGGAGACCATAGGTTTACACTTATGCTAAAACCTCTACATTCTGACACCAAAAAGTGTACAATTGTAAATTCTAGCACAAATGAACAACTGTGCATAGATACACTTACAAATGAATTAAAGTTTGGAAACTCAAATGCCCCTGGATCATATTCATATATCGTTCCAGCTTGCTTTAAATTAGTTCCATTGCATACGATTGTAAGTGCAGTAGAACCAAACGTAAAGTGCGAAACAGAAAGAAGAATTCGCACCCCAACAGTAAAACGCAGTGCAAGATTTGTCGATAACTATGGCAATTTTTCTCCAATCACAGCCGCCGCTGGAACACCAGCTCCATCTCCAAGACCGGAAAACATAATGCAGAACGCTTCAGGTATAAACTCCGGCTCAAATGATATACCTTTTGAGATGCCACAAAGGAATTTGAAAGAGCCAAATTATACAGACGCAGAAAAGGCAAACATAGAAGAAATCTACATAGGAAAGACAGAAAAGGatgtacaaaattttgataaatctCCAATATCAATATGCAGTAGAACAACTCTGGTTCCAATGAAGGGAAATGTAGAAACTTCCAGagatgtaaatgtaaagaattTAAAACTGAGGTTCGAAAGGTGCGCCCAGAATTAA
- a CDS encoding DNA-binding chaperone, putative (encoded by transcript BEWA_009170A), which yields MLQYRNLKLCNSVSNDDKPIVFKSFKGTKSVEPVGIVFFITREWSINVSFQGIFNPTSLQVSESTAECAKEYLTYTAKLDQSFVYGLKSEWAKHLFDQSEPEPLEDVVITDKKKKKLGNSKSLGLIRNFISQDKNAYELLDCSDFDSMAKIKASYRKIVLLLHPDKSGKVSDDMQEYAKKFNIESMDEEGRKQMFLLIQDAFTILSDPILRHEYDCNLPFDENIPTHEEARTLDFFKLFSPVFEMNSRWSKTKPVPQLGIMDTPDEQIDEFYEFWRSFETERTFSHAAPYLLEEAECREEKRWMERENLKVQRKLVKKELIRIQKLVDLAEASDPRVKARQERAKREKLERQKKIEEEKRLQMHELEMENERKKQELEKVMEKTRYEKQIVKRFRQHLRIVATKLETDPEPLEKLATLSYEFLKGTCENVYKLFGHARTISPDEESFQFIKDMGNVLQTQVSETDALLGVLKDVYKELGVDIKREDTVTPVENVKEQAPVDECIWTPEELVSLSKAMDIYGAGVPGRWNLVSKFVKTKSVGECIQMGKKITKEVEWTPQQQTALEDALRKYPSTMEPVERWKMIASEVEGKTAKECVNRFKMLKAAVAASSSRK from the exons atgttaCAATATCGCAACTTAAAACTATGTAATTCCGTTAGCAATGACGACAAACCGATCGTTTTCAAATCTTTCAAGGGAACTAAATCTGTGGAACCAGTAGGAATCGTCTTTTTTATAACTAGGGAGTGGAGCATCAATGTTTCCTTCCAAG GCATCTTTAATCCAACATCCTTGCAAGTCTCGGAATCTACTGCAGAATGTGCCAAAGAGTACCTTACATATACGGCAAAGCTTGATCAATCCTTCGTGTATGGGCTAAAGTCCGAATGGGCCAAGCACCTCTTTGATCAGTCGGAACCGGAGCCCCTGGAAGATGTTGTTATCACCGacaagaaaaagaaaaagttGGGGAATAGCAAGTCCCTTGGCTTGATCCGCAACTTTATATCTCAGGATAAGAATGCCTACGAGCTCCTGGACTGTTCAGACTTTGACAGCATGGCCAAGATCAAGGCGAGCTACAGGAAGATAGTCTTGCTACTACATCCAGATAAGAGTGGCAAAGTTTCGGATGATATGCAAGAATACGCAAAAAAATTTAACATTGAaagtatggatgaagaaggGAGGAAACAAATGTTCTTACTCATCCAGGACGCATTTACCATACTCAGCGATCCAATCCTTCGTCATGAATATGATTGTAATCTCCCATTTGATGAGAATATTCCGACACATGAAGAAGCTAGGACCTTGGACTTTTTCAAGCTTTTCAGTCCCGTATTTGAGATGAATTCGAGATGGTCAAAGACAAAGCCTGTGCCTCAGCTTGGTATAATGGATACTCCGGATGAGCAGATCGATGAGTTTTATGAGTTTTGGCGTTCTTTTGAGACTGAAAGAACCTTTAGTCATGCGGCTCCCTACCTTTTAGAGGAGGCTGAGTGCAGAGAAGAAAAGCGGTGGATGGAGCGTGAAAACCTAAAGGTTCAACGAAAACTTGTTAAAAAGGAATTGATTCGCATTCAGAAGCTCGTAGATTTGGCGGAGGCCAG TGATCCTCGTGTCAAGGCACGACAGGAGAGGGCCAAGAGGGAAAAGTTGGAGAGACAAAAGAAGATAGAAGAGGAAAAGCGTCTTCAAATGCATGAGTTagaaatggagaatgaacGAAAGAAGCAGGAGTTGGAGAAAGTAATGGAAAAGACAAGATATGAGAAGCAGATTGTAAAGAGATTTCGTCAACATCTTCGTATTGTTGCTACCAAACTTGAGACAGATCCAGAGCCTCTTGAGAAGCTTGCTACTCTTTCATACGAGTTTTTGAAGGGTACATGTGAGAACGTGTACAAACTCTTTGGTCATGCTAGAACAATATCTCCGGATGAAGAATCATTTCAGTTTATCAAAGACATGGGAAATGTTTTGCAAACCCAGGTTTCAGAGACGGACGCCCTCTTGGGAGTTTTAAAAGACGTATACAAGGAGTTGGGTGTGGATATAAAGAGGGAAGATACGGTCACACCAGTGGAAAACGTCAAGGAACAAGCCCCTGTGGATGAGTGTATATGGACTCCAGAAGAGCTGGTTAGTCTTTCAAAGGCTATGGATATATATGGTGCCGGTGTTCCTGGGAGATGGAACTTAGTATCAAAGTTTGTCAAGACAAAGTCGGTTGGGGAATGCATTCAGATGGGAAAGAAAATAACAAAGGAAGTTGAATGGACACCCCAACAACAGACTGCTCTGGAGGATGCTTTGAGAAAGTACCCATCAACGATGGAGCCAGTTgaaagatggaaaatgatcGCATCGGAAGTTGAGGGTAAAACAGCAAAGGAGTGCGTAAATCGGTTTAAAATGTTGAAGGCTGCTGTAGCGGCATCTTCAAGCAGGAAATAA
- a CDS encoding hypothetical protein (encoded by transcript BEWA_009200A) encodes MGVGDRTRVIVKNLPPNLDSKGIEKLILQKCKDLGLVCCDCKLLTKKKRDHKTTVEVSRRLCFVGFLNDTDATKFLEHYDGSYFRTYKVNIEYSRPIPKTEVSKPQSSSGNKTLTVTQVSAPRKAGVSNKRKHILYDDTDDTNVEYNAVSIDKLDSNADQSENSTSIEDASRVIIFNLPYNITEGAIREFCKPFGPIKDIHLPMNTQFTLQDLHGSANNEDPTEDKDSTNLQIKPASQDVSKMTKGYCYVTWMFPSDAVKFKDAKNRSIFSGRIIHVDIAKPKVKPELDFTDRIKRKSYKKEAIKKKKEDAENVGIWNTLHIDINATIGSVSKQLNIEKGDILDESSAAVNVTLTEAYVTSKLTEWLVSQGINYEQYETKGTFCRSDDTIIIKNLPPNTVEIELLEMFRQFGKLIRFSLSPFMVMGIAQFYDSKSANTAFKNLAYKSYLSLPLYLEWAPIGMFHPDATIDDSLLNVTISDSKPEESSEPKEIPEAVVQEEQRKDTPEESILHTSVYLKNLDFKTRDEDLHSHFSSYPGYISSKVVIRDGLSMGFGFIEFDSLEHAKAAIMKASGKLICGRLLEMSISKQEKKEVVKLKKQVIATASTKIIVKNLAFQATKSEIHKLFSFYGNIKSVRIPKSVKNQHRGFAFVDFMTKQEAIHAMEALQHSHFYGRHLVLEFAEQEED; translated from the coding sequence ATGGGCGTTGGTGATCGTACCAGGGTCATCGTTAAAAACTTGCCTCCAAATTTGGACTCCAAGGGGATTGAAAAGTTAATATTGCAGAAATGTAAAGATCTCGGACTAGTATGCTGTGATTGTAAACTTTTgacaaagaagaaacgTGATCACAAGACAACAGTCGAAGTATCACGAAGATTATGCTTCGTTGGATTTTTGAACGACACTGACGCAACAAAATTCCTTGAGCACTATGATGGATCATATTTTAGGACATATAAGGTGAATATCGAATATTCAAGGCCAATTCCTAAGACAGAAGTATCAAAACCTCAGTCTTCCAGTGGCAACAAAACACTTACAGTAACCCAGGTTAGCGCACCAAGGAAGGCTGGAGTTTCCAATAAGAGGAAACATATTCTGTATGATGATACGGATGATACAAATGTAGAATATAATGCAGTGTCTATTGATAAGTTGGATTCTAACGCAGATCAGAGTGAAAACTCTACCTCAATTGAGGATGCTTCTCGTGTAATAATATTTAATCTTCCATATAATATAACGGAAGGAGCAATTCGTGAATTTTGCAAGCCGTTTGGTCCCATTAAAGATATTCATTTGCCAATGAATACTCAATTTACTCTACAGGATTTACATGGAAGTGCAAATAACGAAGATCCCACAGAAGACAAAGACTCTACCAATTTGCAGATTAAACCCGCATCACAGGATGTATCAAAGATGACAAAGGGATATTGCTATGTAACATGGATGTTTCCTTCGGACGCAGttaaatttaaagatgCCAAGAATAGAAGCATTTTTTCTGGAAGAATTATCCACGTTGATATTGCTAAACCAAAGGTTAAGCCAGAATTAGATTTTACAGATAGAATTAAACGTAAATCCTATAAGAAGGAAGCAATCAAAAAAAAGAAGGAAGACGCTGAAAACGTAGGGATTTGGAACACATTGCACATTGATATAAATGCCACTATAGGTTCTGTCTCAAAACAGCTGAACATTGAAAAGGGGGATATACTCGACGAATCATCTGCAGCTGTAAATGTTACGCTTACAGAGGCATATGTAACAAGTAAGCTTACGGAGTGGTTGGTATCACAGGGTATAAATTACGAGCAATATGAAACAAAGGGTACATTTTGTCGATCTGATGATACTATAATAATAAAGAATTTACCTCCAAATACGGTAGAAATTGAGCTGCTTGAAATGTTCCGTCAGTTCGGTAAGCTAATACGATTTTCtctttctccatttatGGTAATGGGTATCGCCCAGTTTTATGATTCAAAGTCAGCCAACActgcatttaaaaatttggCTTACAAGTCATACTTAAGTTTACCGCTATATCTAGAATGGGCCCCTATTGGAATGTTCCATCCAGATGCTACAATAGATGATAGTCTATTGAATGTCACTATCTCTGATTCTAAACCAGAAGAATCTTCTGAACCAAAGGAAATACCTGAGGCTGTAGTACAGGAAGAACAAAGGAAGGACACTCCAGAGGAGTCGATATTGCACACTAGTGTCTATCTGAAGAATTTGGACTTTAAGACTCGTGATGAAGACCTCCATTCTCATTTTAGCAGTTATCCGGGATATATTTCCAGTAAGGTGGTTATTAGAGACGGTTTGTCTATGGGCTTTGGATTCATTGAATTCGACTCCTTGGAACATGCCAAGGCTGCTATTATGAAGGCATCTGGCAAATTAATTTGTGGAAGATTGTTAGAAATGAGTATTTCAAAGcaagaaaagaaagaagTTGTGAAGCTCAAGAAGCAAGTGATTGCTACTGCGTCTACCAAGATTATAGTAAAAAATTTGGCATTCCAGGCGACGAAATCCGAGATACACAAGCTATTTAGCTTCTATGGCAATATTAAATCAGTTAGAATACCAAAGAGCGTAAAGAATCAGCATCGTGGATTTGCTTTTGTGGATTTCATGACGAAACAGGAAGCAATACATGCCATGGAGGCTTTGCAAcattctcatttttatgGAAGACACttggttttggagtttGCAGAACAGGAGGAGGACTAG
- a CDS encoding hypothetical protein (encoded by transcript BEWA_009190A) encodes MTALQPSGCSITSFGTIEVKLWPRGLRYVLIVEKETIYYRLLQCAILKRHNPCVMILSRGFPDIATRELLYEIRNHSKKLNVPILCLTDFNRAGLNIALTFYRGPIKTNYYTNECSIPELKWLYLGKRDSWDPKIQSVYEMNDWREILQLMASCTYNLDEITDLEDRLIKILEKP; translated from the exons ATGACAGCTTTGCAG CCATCCGGATGTTCTATAACATCTTTCGGAACAATAGAGGTCAAATTATGGCCCAGAGGACTGCGATACGTACTG ATTGTTGAAAAGGAAACCATCTATTACAGGCTCTTGCAGTGTGCTATATTAAAAAG ACATAACCCCTGCGTAATGATACTATCGAGAGGTTTCCCAG ATATCGCCACGAGAGAATTGCTGTACGAAATCAGGAATcattccaaaaagttaaatGTGCCAATATTATGTCTAACTGATTTCAACAGAGCAG GTCTAAATATTGCACTAACATTTTACAGAGGACcgataaaaacaaactaCT ATACCAACGAATGTTCAATTCCCGAACTTAAGTGGCTATATTTGGGCAAAAGGGATAGTTGGGACCCAAAAATCCAATCTGTTTATGAAATGAATGACTGGAG AGAAATACTACAATTGATGGCATCTTGTACATACAATCTCGACGAGATCACTGACCTAGAAGATCGGTTGATAAAAATCTTGGAAAAACCATGA
- a CDS encoding signal peptide-containing protein (encoded by transcript BEWA_009160A) yields the protein MRHLLIISFLAFVAADVIEKEHLSFLFPGTSKKGPPFEKKLYDAFKLSDEVGMRTVILDLESPGPSADGYYHRAVNFTVQGTVSDIQRRVYKDVTLSLTPHGRYSGGCEHTVDLQIGSAIVVPGRRVLRYTSLGAVKTLKLSTEKKYQFTLKDVFNEDVFMDDFWVHLQIKSKCFKRLHVTLESPDNKLTKFPSEL from the coding sequence ATGAGGCACTTGCTGATTATATCGTTTTTGGCCTTTGTAGCTGCCGACGTTATTGAAAAGGAGCACTTGTCGTTTTTGTTCCCAGGCACTTCTAAAAAGGGACCTCCGTTTGAAAAGAAGCTATACGATGCTTTTAAACTAAGTGATGAAGTGGGAATGAGGACAGTAATTCTCGATTTGGAGTCTCCAGGTCCTTCGGCTGATGGCTATTATCACAGAGCAGTCAACTTCACGGTTCAAGGTACCGTTTCTGACATACAGAGAAGGGTCTACAAGGACGTTACGTTATCACTTACGCCGCATGGCCGATACTCTGGAGGCTGTGAGCATACCGTAGATTTGCAGATCGGAAGTGCAATTGTAGTTCCTGGGAGAAGAGTACTAAGGTATACCTCACTTGGAGCGGTGAAAACGTTAAAACTTTCAACAGAGAAGAAGTACCAGTTTACCCTCAAGGACGTATTTAATGAGGACGTTTTCATGGACGACTTTTGGGTCCATTTGCAGATAAAGTCCAAGTGCTTCAAGAGACTACACGTTACTCTGGAGAGCCCAGATAACAAATTGACCAAATTTCCCAGTGAACTTTAA
- a CDS encoding hypothetical protein (encoded by transcript BEWA_009210A), with translation MNATMGSTHISPPKEGTNIPRRRAGSSPATPKELEVDEPEDITPDIPTSSGSATMDRFKNIKDESEVQSTHLEVQRPPDLFDSYEKSLIHFTSELSGQPTKAVLQLKKLADGKEIGVKCPSNSIKLLLAESEDTPVNGPLSVRVEGEHIEADITSLFDSNLANGVNLSDFWIIMDTEPDCYFAFDVAEKPVIKFDLPGFIASSLGKKSYAGLVFPTIGNAHSGLIISGAGVVVLLLVYAMFKMRKDNTDYTYFYDPAPNDMVTAT, from the exons ATGAATGCTACAATGGGTTCCACCCACATCTCACCACCAAAAGAAGGTACTAATATTCCAAGAAGGAGAGCAGGTAGTTCTCCTGCGACTCCTAAAGAATTAGAAGTGGATGAACCAGAAGATATCACACCTGATATTCCAACTTCATCGGGATCCGCAACTATGGACAGgtttaaaaatatcaaagaTGAGTCTGAGGTACAATCCACACATTTAGAGGTCCAAAGACCTCCAGATCTTTTTGATTCCTATGAGAAGTCTCTGATACACTTCACAAGTGAGCTATCTGGACAACCTACCAAGGCAGTTTTGCAGTTGAAGAAGCTCGCAGATGGAAAGGAAATCGGTGTAAAATGCCCTAGCAATTCTATAAAATTGCTCTTGGCTGAATCGGAGGATACACCAGTAAATGGACCCCTTTCCGTTCGTGTAGAGGGTGAACATATTGAAGCAGATATTACATCGCTATTCGATTCCAACCTTGCTAATGGAGTTAATCTTTCAGATTTCTGGATAATAATGGATACTGAACCCGACTGTTACTTTGCATTTGATGTGGCAGAGAAACCAGTGATTAAATTTGATCTCCCAGGGTTCATAGCTTCTTCTCTGGGCAAGAAGTCCTACGCAGGTTTGGTTTTCCCAACTATTGGTAATGCACACTCAGGTTTAATAATATCTGGAGCGGGAGTTGTTGTTTTGTTGCTTGTTTATGCCATGTTTAAGATGAG GAAGGACAACACCGACTATACATACTTTTATGATCCTGCACCAAATGATATGGTCACTGCTACATAA
- a CDS encoding hypothetical protein (encoded by transcript BEWA_009180A): MTFTYIRLFNRLLFTRKTHASVSNGFVPLYNQHVVYKDVENTNTLYKDLNVAKTNVKEQIAYEFRQDRQCLRPSAHLLGNTPYIDVSNSQNWKRKVRQSKNVSGNFTDSHQWSGHLECNIHTYFQHEKIIKPWDSLAQSLFLVSLRNISTLKRRAFKIKKHKKKKRKKKWSRMDAIPWKPPSEHKITYQLPCKIRRIVKEKRRRKKGNRTLRAPRQR; encoded by the coding sequence ATGACCTTTACATACATAAGGCTCTTCAATAGACTCCTCTTCACACGTAAAACCCATGCAAGCGTTTCAAATGGATTTGTACCTCTATATAACCAACATGTTGTATATAAGGATGTTGAAAACACAAATACTTTGTATAAAGATCTAAATGTTGCTAAAACAAATGTAAAGGAACAAATCGCATACGAATTCAGACAAGATAGGCAGTGCCTACGTCCAAGCGCACATTTACTGGGAAATACTCCATATATCGATGtttcaaactcacaaaACTGGAAGAGAAAGGTGCGACAATCGAAGAATGTCAGTGGAAATTTCACAGACAGTCACCAATGGTCTGGCCATCTAGAATGCAATATACACACATATTTTCAACACGAAAAAATCATAAAACCTTGGGACAGTCTTGCCCAAAGCCTGTTTTTGGTTTCTTTGCGTAATATAAGCACACTCAAGAGGAGAGCCTTCAAAATCAAAAAacacaagaagaaaaaaagaaagaaaaaATGGTCAAGGATGGATGCTATACCTTGGAAGCCACCATCAGAACACAAAATAACATACCAACTCCCATGTAAAATCAGAAGAATCGTAAAGGAAAaaagaaggaggaagaaaggaAATAGAACTCTAAGGGCTCCAAGACAGCGCTGA
- a CDS encoding histone H2B, putative (encoded by transcript BEWA_009150A), translated as MQLDIFLQIKMVAKSANKGGKKKNRSETYGTYIFKVLKQVHPDTGISKKSMLIMNSFIVDTFDKVATEAGKLCKYNKKETLSSREIQTAVRLVLPGELSKHAVSEGTKAVTKFTGKHH; from the coding sequence ATGCAGCTAGACATATTTTTACAGATCAAGATGGTGGCCAAAAGCGCAAACAAGGGTGGCAAAAAGAAGAATCGTTCCGAGACCTATGGCACCTATATCTTCAAGGTGTTGAAGCAGGTACACCCTGACACTGGTATCTCGAAGAAGTCCATGTTGATCATGAACTCCTTCATCGTTGATACCTTTGACAAGGTTGCAACGGAGGCCGGCAAGCTCTGCAAGTACAACAAGAAGGAGACTTTGAGCTCTCGCGAGATTCAAACTGCCGTCAGGCTTGTCCTTCCTGGTGAGTTGTCCAAGCATGCCGTCTCTGAGGGCACCAAGGCTGTCACTAAATTCACCGGCAAGCATCATTAA